Proteins co-encoded in one Streptococcus pyogenes genomic window:
- the nrdI gene encoding class Ib ribonucleoside-diphosphate reductase assembly flavoprotein NrdI, protein MPQITLVFISLSGNTLSFVKRLSLYLADNYDYHVKQINIKDLKHETFPVKEEFVAILPTYLEGGNGVDSGDVEILTTPLGEFIAAHGNAQRCLGIIGSGNKNFNHQYCLTAKQYAKRFGFPLLGDFELRGTPDDISRLAQVIMEASSRHSSNDTQTLPNS, encoded by the coding sequence ATGCCTCAGATTACCCTTGTTTTTATTAGCCTCAGTGGCAACACCCTTAGCTTTGTCAAGCGGCTATCCCTTTATCTAGCAGACAATTACGATTACCATGTCAAACAGATTAACATTAAAGATTTGAAGCACGAGACTTTTCCCGTCAAGGAAGAGTTTGTGGCGATTTTACCCACTTATCTAGAAGGCGGAAATGGCGTTGACTCTGGTGATGTGGAGATCCTCACCACTCCTTTGGGAGAGTTTATTGCTGCCCATGGCAACGCCCAGCGTTGTCTTGGGATTATTGGCTCAGGCAACAAAAACTTTAACCATCAGTATTGCCTGACAGCCAAACAGTATGCCAAACGCTTTGGCTTTCCACTGCTAGGTGATTTTGAGCTGCGAGGGACTCCTGATGACATTTCGCGGTTAGCCCAGGTCATCATGGAGGCCAGCTCCAGACACTCGTCTAACGACACACAGACACTGCCTAACAGCTAG
- a CDS encoding aminodeoxychorismate/anthranilate synthase component II has translation MILLIDNYDSFTYNLAQYLSEFDETIVLYNQDPNLYDMAKKANALVLSPGPGWPKEANQMPKLIQDFYQTKPILGVCLGHQAIAETLGGTLRLAKRVMHGRQSTIETQGPASLFRSLPQEITVMRYHSIVVDQLPKGFSVTARDCDDQEIMAFEHHTLPLFGLQFHPESIGTPDGMTMIANFIAAIPR, from the coding sequence ATGATACTCTTAATTGATAATTACGATTCATTTACCTACAACCTCGCCCAATATTTAAGTGAATTTGACGAGACGATTGTCTTGTATAACCAAGACCCAAACTTATATGACATGGCCAAAAAAGCTAACGCTCTAGTCCTCTCACCTGGTCCTGGTTGGCCCAAGGAAGCCAACCAAATGCCAAAACTCATTCAAGACTTTTACCAAACAAAACCTATCTTAGGAGTGTGTCTGGGACACCAAGCTATCGCTGAAACTTTAGGGGGAACCTTACGCTTGGCCAAACGCGTCATGCATGGGAGACAAAGCACCATTGAAACGCAAGGCCCTGCTAGTCTTTTTCGCTCCCTGCCACAAGAGATCACCGTCATGCGCTACCATTCCATCGTTGTGGATCAGTTACCAAAAGGTTTTAGCGTAACCGCTAGAGACTGTGACGATCAAGAAATCATGGCATTTGAACACCACACCCTGCCACTTTTTGGGCTACAATTTCACCCAGAAAGCATCGGAACTCCTGATGGCATGACCATGATTGCCAACTTCATCGCAGCCATTCCCCGTTAA
- a CDS encoding endonuclease/exonuclease/phosphatase family protein, protein MTKVLTLNTHSWMQANTLKKLVALAEHILAEKYDIICLQEINQLIESELATDLPRYQALSGTPSIHKDHFALLLIHYLQKRGQHYYWSWAYNHIGYDIYQEGVAILSKQPIHVSDILVSAMDDETDYHTRRSLIAKTTLDGKEVAVVNVHLSWFDKGFLGEWEKLEKELLTLNCPLLLMGDFNNPTDQDGYQVMMGSPLDLQDSHKGADHVFGDHSIVADIDGWQGNKEALKVDHVFTSKDFIIRSSKITFEGGDAPVVSDHYGLEVTLGWR, encoded by the coding sequence ATGACCAAGGTATTAACACTGAATACCCATTCGTGGATGCAAGCCAACACTCTTAAAAAATTAGTTGCTTTGGCTGAGCATATTTTAGCTGAAAAATACGATATCATTTGCTTGCAAGAAATCAATCAGTTAATCGAGAGCGAGCTGGCCACAGATTTACCAAGATATCAAGCTCTTTCAGGGACACCAAGCATTCATAAAGACCATTTTGCCCTTCTCTTGATCCATTATTTACAAAAACGAGGGCAGCACTATTATTGGTCTTGGGCTTATAACCATATTGGCTATGACATTTACCAGGAAGGCGTGGCAATCTTATCAAAACAACCTATTCATGTTTCAGATATTCTCGTGTCAGCGATGGATGATGAAACAGACTACCACACCAGACGCTCACTCATAGCCAAAACCACGTTAGATGGCAAAGAAGTCGCTGTTGTCAATGTGCACCTATCTTGGTTTGACAAGGGGTTTTTAGGGGAGTGGGAGAAATTAGAAAAAGAACTGCTCACACTAAACTGTCCCTTGCTACTTATGGGAGATTTTAACAATCCAACGGATCAAGACGGTTATCAAGTGATGATGGGTAGCCCCCTAGACCTACAAGATAGCCATAAGGGTGCTGACCACGTGTTTGGTGATCATAGCATCGTGGCTGATATTGATGGCTGGCAAGGTAACAAAGAAGCCCTCAAGGTGGACCATGTCTTTACCAGTAAGGACTTCATCATCCGATCTTCTAAGATTACCTTTGAAGGCGGAGATGCGCCAGTCGTCAGTGACCACTATGGTCTAGAAGTGACATTAGGCTGGCGTTAG
- a CDS encoding DUF3013 family protein, protein MATYGFLSVLEEEMDKHFQYDYAMDWDKKNHAVEVTFVLEAQNKEAIKTIDDSGEVTQDDIVFEDYVLFYNPAKSQFDAADYLVTIPFDAKKGFSREFLAYFAQFLNDVAIEGHSDLMDFLADDSKADFFLEWNAQAFEEGQQGLEEAASYPYPRY, encoded by the coding sequence ATGGCAACATACGGCTTTTTATCAGTATTAGAAGAAGAAATGGATAAGCATTTTCAGTATGACTATGCTATGGATTGGGACAAGAAAAATCATGCGGTTGAAGTGACTTTTGTGTTAGAAGCTCAAAATAAAGAGGCTATAAAAACCATTGACGATAGTGGCGAAGTGACCCAAGATGATATTGTCTTTGAGGACTATGTGCTCTTTTATAACCCTGCCAAGTCTCAATTTGATGCAGCAGATTATTTGGTTACTATTCCTTTTGACGCTAAAAAGGGCTTTTCTCGTGAATTCTTAGCTTACTTTGCGCAATTTCTCAACGATGTTGCTATTGAAGGGCACAGCGATTTGATGGATTTCTTAGCAGATGACAGCAAGGCTGATTTCTTCTTGGAGTGGAACGCGCAAGCTTTTGAAGAAGGTCAACAAGGACTAGAAGAAGCAGCAAGTTACCCTTACCCAAGGTACTAA
- a CDS encoding 16S rRNA (uracil(1498)-N(3))-methyltransferase, producing the protein MQQYFIKGKAEKKVTITDKDTIKHMFQVMRLADEAEVVLVFDDGVKYLAKVTNSMAHELEIIEALPDQVELPVKVTIASGFPKGDKLDTIAQKVTELGASALWGYPADWSVVKWDGKKLAKKEDKLAKIVLGAAEQSKRNRVPEVHLFEHKAEFLKSLSSFDHIFIAYEETAKAGQLATLAREVKEVKPGAKILFIFGPEGGISPTEITQFEAASAIKVGLGPRIMRAETAPLYALSALSYALELQASK; encoded by the coding sequence ATGCAACAGTATTTTATTAAAGGCAAAGCAGAAAAAAAGGTAACGATTACCGATAAAGATACCATCAAGCACATGTTTCAAGTGATGCGCTTGGCTGACGAGGCTGAAGTTGTCTTGGTCTTTGATGATGGGGTGAAGTATTTAGCTAAGGTGACCAATAGTATGGCTCATGAGTTAGAGATTATAGAGGCTTTGCCAGATCAGGTGGAATTGCCTGTTAAAGTGACTATTGCTTCTGGATTTCCTAAAGGCGATAAGTTAGACACGATTGCCCAGAAAGTGACTGAATTGGGAGCCAGTGCGCTATGGGGCTACCCAGCAGACTGGTCAGTGGTCAAATGGGATGGCAAAAAATTAGCTAAAAAAGAAGACAAATTGGCTAAGATTGTATTAGGAGCGGCTGAGCAGAGCAAACGAAATAGGGTGCCTGAAGTTCACCTTTTTGAACATAAAGCAGAGTTTCTAAAAAGCCTTTCTAGCTTTGATCATATCTTCATTGCTTATGAGGAAACAGCTAAGGCAGGTCAGCTAGCGACCTTGGCGCGTGAAGTAAAAGAAGTTAAGCCAGGGGCAAAAATCCTCTTTATCTTTGGACCAGAAGGGGGAATTTCCCCAACTGAAATCACTCAGTTTGAGGCAGCAAGTGCCATTAAGGTGGGCTTAGGCCCTCGCATTATGCGAGCAGAGACAGCGCCGCTATATGCCTTAAGTGCTCTTAGTTATGCTTTGGAATTGCAGGCATCAAAATAA
- the pabB gene encoding aminodeoxychorismate synthase component I, whose product MHRKTIIDFKELGQRYLFDEPLVELVAKSLDQVGPVIEKVQHYQQLGYYVVGYLSYEAAAFFDNALQTHNDRLGNEYLAYFTVHKTCQKKDLPLDYDSITIPNQWVSATQKEAYQKAIETIHREMQQGNTYQVNYTLQLTQELNAADSLAIYNKLVVEQAAGYNAYIAHDEFAVISASPELFFKQEGNRLTTRPMKGTTKRGVNSWLDQQEHDWLQADGKNRSENMMIVDLLRNDMGKICQTGSVRVDRLCEVERYSTVWQMTSTIVGDLKADCDLIDILKALFPCGSITGAPKVSTMAIITSLEPKPRGIYCGSIGICLPDGRRFFNVPIRTIQLSHNQATYGVGGGITWQSKWEDEYEEVHQKTAFLYRHKQIFDLKTTAKVEHKKIAFLEQHLNRLKEAATYFAYPYNEKALQKQLSTYLENKNNAAYRLMIRLSKDGKISLSDQPLEPLSADFLTAQLSLQKKDVTASPFTYFKTSYRPHIEQKSYEQLFYNQAGQLLETSIGNLFVQLGQTLYTPPVAVGILPGLFRQELLATGQAQEKEVTLADLKEASAIFGGNAVRGLYPLNLELTHLDALLAKSQA is encoded by the coding sequence ATGCATAGAAAAACTATTATTGATTTCAAAGAGCTCGGGCAACGCTATCTTTTTGATGAGCCATTAGTAGAATTGGTAGCCAAGTCCTTAGATCAGGTCGGTCCAGTCATTGAAAAAGTACAACACTACCAACAGCTGGGCTATTACGTGGTGGGCTATCTCAGTTATGAAGCAGCTGCTTTTTTTGACAATGCCCTACAAACCCATAATGACAGACTAGGCAACGAGTACCTTGCCTATTTTACAGTGCACAAAACCTGTCAAAAAAAAGACCTACCTCTTGATTATGACAGCATTACTATCCCTAACCAATGGGTCAGCGCAACTCAAAAAGAAGCCTATCAAAAAGCCATTGAAACCATTCACCGTGAGATGCAACAGGGCAATACTTATCAGGTTAACTACACCCTTCAATTAACTCAGGAACTCAATGCAGCTGATAGTTTAGCCATTTACAATAAACTCGTCGTTGAACAGGCTGCTGGCTACAATGCCTACATCGCCCATGATGAGTTTGCCGTTATTTCAGCTAGTCCTGAATTGTTCTTTAAACAAGAGGGCAACAGGTTAACTACTAGGCCTATGAAAGGCACCACCAAACGAGGGGTTAATAGCTGGCTGGATCAACAAGAACATGACTGGCTCCAAGCTGACGGGAAAAACCGTTCTGAAAACATGATGATTGTGGATTTGCTCCGCAATGACATGGGGAAAATTTGCCAAACAGGCAGTGTTCGTGTTGATAGGCTCTGTGAGGTCGAGCGATACTCTACCGTCTGGCAAATGACCTCAACTATTGTTGGTGACCTCAAAGCGGACTGTGACCTGATAGACATTCTCAAAGCTCTCTTTCCTTGTGGCTCTATCACAGGGGCACCAAAAGTCTCCACCATGGCAATTATCACATCTCTGGAGCCAAAACCAAGGGGGATTTATTGTGGAAGTATTGGCATTTGCCTACCTGATGGTCGCCGTTTCTTCAATGTTCCCATTAGAACCATCCAGCTCAGTCATAATCAAGCTACTTATGGTGTCGGAGGCGGCATCACTTGGCAAAGCAAGTGGGAAGACGAATACGAGGAAGTCCATCAAAAAACAGCTTTTCTCTATCGGCACAAACAAATCTTTGACCTCAAAACAACCGCCAAGGTGGAACACAAAAAAATAGCCTTCCTTGAGCAACACCTCAATCGCCTTAAAGAAGCAGCCACTTATTTTGCTTACCCTTATAATGAAAAAGCTTTGCAGAAACAACTGTCAACCTATTTGGAAAATAAGAATAATGCTGCCTACCGTTTGATGATTCGTTTATCCAAAGATGGAAAGATTAGCCTCTCTGATCAACCCTTGGAACCTTTGTCAGCCGATTTTCTGACAGCTCAACTCTCTTTACAGAAAAAGGACGTGACAGCTTCGCCTTTTACCTACTTTAAGACCAGCTACCGGCCTCATATTGAGCAAAAATCTTATGAACAGCTATTCTATAACCAAGCGGGGCAATTATTGGAAACGTCCATTGGCAATCTCTTTGTTCAGCTGGGTCAGACCCTCTACACACCACCAGTGGCTGTGGGGATTTTACCAGGACTTTTTCGCCAAGAACTGCTAGCTACTGGTCAAGCTCAGGAAAAAGAGGTGACACTAGCTGATTTAAAAGAGGCTAGCGCTATTTTTGGAGGAAATGCTGTCCGTGGCCTTTATCCTCTCAACCTTGAGCTTACTCACCTTGATGCCCTCTTAGCTAAGAGTCAAGCCTAA
- the prmA gene encoding 50S ribosomal protein L11 methyltransferase, translating to METWQEVTVHVHRDAQEAVSHVLIETGSQGVAIADSADYIGQKDRFGELYPDVEQSDMIAITAYYPSSTNLADIIATINEQLAELASFGLQVGQVTVDSQELAEEDWADNWKKYYEPARITHDLTIVPSWTDYDASAGEKVIKLDPGMAFGTGTHPTTKMSLFALEQILRGGETVIDVGTGSGVLSIASSLLGAKTIYAYDLDDVAVRVAQDNIDLNQGTDNIHVAAGDLLKGVSQEADVIVANILADILVLLTDDAYRLVKKEGYLILSGIISEKLDMVLEAAFSAGFFLETHMVQGEWNALVFKKTDDISGVIGG from the coding sequence ATGGAAACGTGGCAAGAAGTGACGGTTCATGTGCATCGTGATGCGCAAGAGGCTGTTTCACATGTGTTGATTGAGACAGGCAGTCAAGGGGTTGCTATCGCAGATAGCGCAGACTATATTGGGCAAAAGGACCGCTTTGGGGAGTTATACCCAGATGTGGAGCAGTCTGACATGATAGCTATCACAGCCTATTACCCAAGTAGTACTAATTTGGCGGATATTATTGCGACCATTAATGAACAGTTAGCGGAGTTAGCTAGTTTTGGGTTACAGGTTGGTCAGGTTACTGTGGACAGTCAAGAATTGGCTGAGGAAGACTGGGCAGACAATTGGAAAAAATACTATGAACCAGCTCGCATCACGCATGATTTAACCATTGTCCCTAGTTGGACGGATTATGACGCTTCTGCTGGGGAAAAAGTGATTAAACTAGATCCTGGAATGGCATTTGGGACAGGGACACATCCCACAACTAAGATGAGCCTTTTTGCCTTGGAACAAATCCTTCGTGGTGGTGAGACAGTTATCGATGTAGGGACCGGTTCAGGTGTCCTCTCGATTGCCAGTTCCTTACTAGGTGCTAAAACCATCTACGCTTATGACTTAGATGACGTGGCTGTTCGAGTGGCTCAAGACAACATTGATTTAAACCAAGGAACAGACAACATTCATGTGGCTGCTGGTGACCTTTTAAAAGGGGTTAGCCAAGAAGCGGATGTGATTGTAGCCAATATCTTGGCGGATATCTTAGTCTTATTGACTGATGATGCTTACCGTTTGGTCAAAAAGGAAGGTTACCTTATCTTATCTGGCATCATTTCTGAGAAATTGGATATGGTTCTGGAAGCTGCCTTTAGCGCAGGCTTTTTCTTAGAAACTCACATGGTTCAAGGTGAGTGGAATGCCCTTGTCTTTAAAAAAACAGATGATATCTCAGGAGTGATTGGCGGCTAA
- a CDS encoding PTS transporter subunit IIBC: MKTSFKQLFRFEFWQKFGKCLMVVIAVMPAAGLMISIGNSIPMINHDSAFLASLGNIIAQIGWAVIVNLHLLFALAIGGSWAKERAGGAFASGLAFVLINRITGAFYGVSSTMLADPEAKITSLLGTQMIVKDYFTSVLESPALNTGVFVGIIAGFVGATAYNKYYNYRKLPEVLTFFNGKRFVPFVVILRSIFVALILVVVWPVIQSGINSFGMWIASSQDSAPILAPFLYGTLERLLLPFGLHHMLTIPMNYTALGGTYEVMTGAAAGTKVFGQDPLWLAWVTDLVHLKGSDASAYSHLMDSVTPARFKVGQMIGATGTLMGVALAMYRNVDADKKHTYKMMFISAAAAVFLTGVTEPLEYLFMFAAMPLYIVYALVQGASFAMADLVNLRVHSFGNIELLTRTPMALKAGLGMDVINFVWVSVLFAVIMYFIADMMIKKMHLATAGRLGNYDADILGDRNTQTRPTQVADSNSQVVQIVNLLGGAGNIDDVDACMTRLRVTVKDPAKVGAEDDWKKAGAIGLIQKGNGVQAVYGPKADILKSDIQDLLDSGALIPEVNMSQLTSKPTPAKDFKHVTEDVLSVADGMVLPITGVKDQVFAAKMMGDGFAVEPTHGNIYAPVAGLVTSVFPTKHAFGLLTDNGLEVLVHVGLDTVALNGVPFSVKVSEGQRVHAGDLLVVADLAAIKSAERETIIVVAFTNTTEIQDVTLTSLGAQPAKTKVATVEL, from the coding sequence ATGAAAACATCATTCAAGCAACTGTTTCGTTTCGAATTTTGGCAAAAATTTGGGAAATGTCTTATGGTCGTTATTGCTGTCATGCCAGCGGCTGGTTTAATGATCAGTATCGGAAACTCTATTCCAATGATTAACCACGACTCAGCATTTTTGGCATCTCTAGGCAACATTATCGCTCAAATTGGTTGGGCTGTTATTGTTAACCTTCACTTGCTATTTGCCTTGGCCATTGGTGGTAGTTGGGCTAAAGAAAGAGCTGGAGGGGCCTTTGCCTCAGGGCTTGCTTTTGTCTTGATCAATCGGATAACAGGTGCTTTTTATGGCGTGTCTAGTACTATGCTAGCTGATCCAGAAGCAAAAATCACAAGCCTCCTTGGCACTCAAATGATCGTTAAAGATTATTTCACCAGTGTCTTGGAATCTCCAGCTTTAAACACAGGGGTTTTTGTTGGGATTATTGCAGGGTTCGTAGGAGCAACGGCCTATAACAAATACTATAATTACCGTAAACTTCCTGAAGTTTTGACCTTCTTTAATGGGAAGCGTTTTGTACCATTTGTCGTTATTTTACGTTCTATTTTTGTAGCCCTTATTTTGGTTGTTGTTTGGCCGGTGATCCAGTCTGGGATTAACAGTTTTGGGATGTGGATTGCCTCTTCACAAGATTCAGCTCCAATCCTAGCCCCATTCCTATATGGTACCTTGGAACGTCTCTTGTTGCCATTTGGTCTTCACCACATGTTGACGATCCCAATGAACTATACAGCTCTTGGTGGAACTTATGAGGTCATGACAGGTGCAGCAGCGGGGACAAAAGTATTTGGTCAAGACCCTTTGTGGCTTGCTTGGGTAACTGACCTTGTTCACCTTAAAGGATCAGACGCTTCAGCCTATAGTCACTTAATGGATAGTGTGACTCCAGCTCGTTTCAAAGTAGGACAAATGATTGGAGCTACCGGAACATTGATGGGGGTTGCCTTAGCCATGTACCGTAATGTGGATGCCGATAAAAAACACACATACAAAATGATGTTCATCTCAGCAGCGGCAGCGGTCTTTTTGACAGGGGTAACTGAGCCACTTGAGTACCTATTTATGTTTGCAGCAATGCCACTTTACATCGTCTATGCCCTTGTTCAAGGAGCTTCATTTGCCATGGCAGACCTTGTGAATCTCCGTGTTCACTCATTTGGAAATATAGAGCTACTAACCCGCACCCCTATGGCTCTTAAAGCAGGCCTAGGCATGGATGTGATTAACTTTGTTTGGGTTTCTGTCCTCTTTGCAGTTATCATGTACTTTATTGCAGATATGATGATCAAGAAAATGCATCTCGCAACAGCTGGCCGTTTAGGCAACTACGATGCCGATATACTGGGTGACCGTAACACTCAAACAAGACCTACCCAAGTAGCAGATAGCAACTCTCAAGTCGTGCAAATCGTTAATCTCCTTGGTGGGGCAGGCAATATTGATGATGTTGATGCTTGTATGACGCGCTTACGAGTGACGGTCAAAGACCCCGCTAAGGTTGGTGCTGAGGACGATTGGAAAAAAGCTGGCGCTATAGGCTTGATCCAAAAAGGCAACGGCGTTCAAGCGGTCTATGGCCCTAAAGCAGATATTTTGAAATCAGATATTCAAGATTTGCTGGACTCAGGTGCTCTTATTCCAGAAGTCAATATGTCACAGCTCACTAGCAAACCGACTCCCGCAAAAGATTTTAAACACGTGACAGAAGATGTGCTATCAGTGGCAGACGGGATGGTTCTCCCAATCACAGGTGTAAAAGACCAGGTGTTTGCGGCTAAGATGATGGGAGATGGGTTTGCGGTTGAACCAACCCATGGTAATATCTATGCACCCGTAGCTGGCCTTGTGACCAGTGTCTTTCCGACCAAGCATGCCTTTGGTTTACTGACAGATAATGGTCTTGAAGTGCTGGTGCACGTGGGACTTGATACCGTCGCCTTAAATGGTGTGCCTTTTTCAGTCAAAGTCTCAGAAGGGCAACGGGTTCATGCAGGTGACCTATTAGTCGTAGCAGATCTTGCTGCTATTAAATCAGCAGAGCGTGAAACAATCATTGTTGTTGCTTTTACCAACACAACAGAGATCCAAGATGTGACCTTGACATCTTTAGGAGCTCAGCCTGCTAAGACTAAAGTAGCTACCGTAGAACTTTAA